A part of Candidatus Methylomirabilota bacterium genomic DNA contains:
- a CDS encoding FMN-binding negative transcriptional regulator, with translation MIFHDYYANIPGAEIDRFVESRELCRLVTVGEDGTPHLGLYPFVYDGAALDLHLVRADEQVQDLKSRRRCLAEVDEVLGVIPSYWVHPRYAGSATAYHRTVIFECNATVVEDPDAVAAQQRRLLARYQPEGGYQPLDPADPLYRGALGQLAAVRLEVTRRRAKWKLGQDRPAEARRRVIAELRKRGRQNDQLAATALEWTIDVQKA, from the coding sequence GTGATCTTCCACGACTACTACGCGAACATCCCGGGCGCCGAGATCGACCGGTTCGTCGAGAGCCGCGAGCTCTGCCGCCTCGTGACCGTCGGCGAGGACGGCACGCCGCACCTCGGGCTCTACCCGTTCGTCTACGACGGCGCGGCGCTCGACCTCCACCTCGTCCGCGCCGACGAGCAGGTGCAGGATCTGAAGTCCCGGCGCCGCTGCCTCGCGGAGGTGGACGAGGTGCTCGGAGTGATCCCGTCTTACTGGGTGCACCCGCGGTACGCGGGCTCGGCGACCGCGTACCATCGGACGGTGATCTTCGAGTGCAACGCCACGGTGGTCGAGGACCCGGACGCCGTCGCGGCCCAGCAGCGGCGGCTCCTCGCCCGCTATCAGCCCGAGGGCGGGTACCAGCCGCTCGATCCCGCCGACCCGTTGTATCGCGGCGCGCTCGGCCAGCTCGCCGCGGTCCGCCTCGAGGTCACGCGCCGCCGCGCCAAGTGGAAGCTCGGCCAGGACCGCCCGGCCGAGGCGCGCCGGCGGGTCATCGCCGAGCTTCGGAAGCGCGGGCGGCAGAACGACCAGCTCGCCGCGACGGCGCTCGAGTGGACGATCGACGTGCAAAAAGCGTAG